In Calidithermus timidus DSM 17022, the following are encoded in one genomic region:
- a CDS encoding PadR family transcriptional regulator — translation MDQRRLLLLGLLRLRRMHGYQLGEIVDRDLSYLADFKRPTAYHLLRQLLREGLVQEQRERQGERPERRVYSVTPAGEQEFLRLLQLQLSSYQAGYSPGAAGLMFLEALEPSQAARCLRQQLEELEGKLTLLRQAAPTHGHERGGYALGLVLARMEAEHRYLLGVLQELEKGV, via the coding sequence ATGGATCAACGGCGGCTGCTCTTGCTGGGGTTGTTACGCCTCCGACGGATGCACGGCTACCAACTGGGGGAGATCGTAGACCGTGATCTAAGCTACCTGGCTGATTTCAAACGGCCCACGGCCTACCACCTCCTGCGCCAACTGCTGCGCGAGGGATTGGTGCAGGAGCAGCGCGAGCGTCAAGGGGAGCGGCCAGAACGCCGGGTGTACTCGGTCACACCAGCGGGCGAGCAGGAGTTCTTGCGCCTATTGCAACTTCAGCTCTCCAGCTACCAGGCTGGGTATAGCCCTGGGGCGGCGGGATTGATGTTTTTGGAGGCCCTCGAGCCCTCCCAGGCAGCCCGCTGCTTGCGGCAACAACTGGAGGAGCTGGAGGGAAAACTCACCCTCCTGCGTCAGGCGGCCCCCACCCACGGCCACGAACGCGGGGGATATGCTTTGGGGCTGGTTCTGGCCCGGATGGAAGCCGAGCACCGCTACCTGTTGGGTGTGTTGCAAGAACTCGAGAAAGGAGTTTGA
- a CDS encoding ABC transporter ATP-binding protein: MLRLVALSKRFSGGQGVLGVNLEVSQGEVLVLLGASGSGKSTLLNLVAGLLPPEEGQVWIEGREVTRLPPERRGVAYVFQDLRLWPHLSALEHLLLVMPRPDRKRALGLLERTGLLEHAAKRPGELSGGQRQRVALARALARDPQVILLDEPYSALDPVLRERLRLEVRTLLKDTGVTALHVTHDPEEAMLLADRVGVMSKGRLVQVGSPEEVYWKPSSLESFLAFGRANILQHNGEVLAFRQEWVHEGGELEGVVLERRSLRGEVICQVQLPWGDAWVRIDCNPGDRVRLQMQPLLRYPAGR; the protein is encoded by the coding sequence ATGCTGCGGCTGGTGGCGCTGAGCAAGCGCTTTAGCGGAGGGCAGGGGGTCTTGGGAGTGAACCTGGAGGTGTCCCAAGGGGAGGTGCTGGTGCTGTTGGGAGCTTCCGGGAGCGGTAAGAGCACCCTGCTCAACTTGGTGGCGGGCCTCTTGCCACCGGAAGAAGGTCAGGTGTGGATTGAAGGTCGGGAGGTCACCCGGCTTCCCCCCGAGCGGCGCGGGGTGGCTTACGTATTTCAAGACCTGCGCCTGTGGCCCCACCTAAGCGCCCTGGAGCACCTGCTCTTGGTCATGCCCCGGCCGGACCGGAAGCGGGCCCTGGGCCTTTTGGAGCGAACGGGCCTGCTCGAGCACGCCGCAAAACGTCCCGGTGAGCTCTCCGGCGGTCAGCGCCAGCGGGTGGCCCTGGCCCGGGCTTTGGCCCGCGACCCCCAGGTGATATTGCTGGATGAGCCGTATAGCGCTTTGGATCCGGTGCTGCGGGAGCGGCTGCGGCTCGAGGTGCGCACCCTGCTCAAGGATACCGGTGTAACCGCCTTGCATGTCACCCATGACCCCGAAGAAGCCATGCTCCTGGCCGACCGGGTGGGGGTGATGAGCAAAGGGCGCCTGGTGCAGGTGGGGAGCCCCGAGGAGGTCTACTGGAAGCCGAGCAGCCTGGAGAGCTTCCTGGCTTTTGGCCGGGCCAATATTCTGCAGCATAACGGAGAGGTTTTAGCCTTCCGGCAGGAATGGGTGCACGAAGGGGGAGAACTCGAGGGGGTAGTGCTCGAGCGGCGTAGCTTGCGGGGTGAGGTGATCTGCCAGGTTCAGCTTCCTTGGGGAGACGCTTGGGTGCGCATAGACTGCAACCCTGGAGACAGAGTCCGTTTGCAAATGCAGCCATTGTTGCGCTATCCCGCAGGGCGGTAG
- the tmpR gene encoding bifunctional dihydropteridine reductase/dihydrofolate reductase TmpR, protein MKGRGRVALVTGSARGIGRAILLGLAAQGFGVVVHYRSSEAEAEQTRAEAERLGVRAIKLQADVTDLEQAQGLVVQAARQMGGLHVLVNNVGDYLKKPIDELTPREWNSLLDSNLNAPFYLTQSALPYMQAAGWGRVVNIGYAGAQNLVARSHVTAYAIAKAGLILYSKALAKRLAARGITVNVVAPGVAENSLSQPLEEIPMGRAARLDELTRAVLFFVDEASAYLTGQVLEVAGGWNL, encoded by the coding sequence ATGAAGGGTAGGGGGCGTGTCGCTTTGGTGACGGGCTCGGCCAGGGGCATCGGCAGGGCCATCCTGCTGGGGTTGGCCGCGCAGGGCTTCGGGGTGGTGGTGCACTACCGCAGCAGCGAGGCCGAAGCCGAGCAGACCCGCGCCGAGGCCGAGCGGCTGGGGGTGCGGGCCATCAAGCTCCAAGCCGACGTGACCGACCTCGAGCAAGCCCAGGGCCTGGTGGTCCAGGCGGCCCGGCAGATGGGCGGGCTGCACGTGCTGGTCAACAACGTGGGCGATTACCTCAAGAAACCCATCGACGAGCTGACCCCGCGGGAGTGGAATAGCCTGCTCGACTCCAACCTCAACGCCCCCTTCTACCTCACCCAGTCGGCCCTCCCCTACATGCAGGCGGCGGGCTGGGGGCGGGTGGTCAACATCGGCTACGCCGGGGCGCAGAACCTGGTAGCCCGCAGCCACGTCACCGCCTACGCCATCGCCAAGGCCGGGTTGATCCTCTACTCTAAGGCTCTGGCCAAGCGGCTAGCCGCCAGGGGCATCACGGTCAACGTGGTCGCGCCGGGGGTAGCGGAAAACTCGCTTTCGCAGCCGCTGGAGGAAATTCCCATGGGCCGTGCGGCGCGGCTGGACGAGCTCACCCGCGCGGTGCTCTTCTTCGTGGACGAGGCTTCGGCCTACCTCACCGGACAGGTGCTCGAGGTCGCGGGGGGGTGGAACCTGTGA
- a CDS encoding mechanosensitive ion channel domain-containing protein, protein MVRHLPWALALLLLALVPLLEDLGLARLRPYLALLAVVLGALLVRLLAQGGRRLLDRTGQQALYPGVLFLEVLGYLVVGALGFSLAGYHPAALLAGGAVVGALVGLASQTVLASLLYGFLLLLSGAVRVGEKISFVLNGLPYRGRVQEVNLSHLRLEGPAGQIWVPNAALFATPIFWGDGFSVQAGLPSEEAWRALEAASPDVCFVPASVGPNGLQGTLYLPRERVDEVLAFLQKLAPSHSSQA, encoded by the coding sequence ATGGTTCGGCATCTCCCCTGGGCCCTTGCCCTTCTTCTCCTCGCCCTCGTGCCCCTTTTGGAAGACCTGGGCCTTGCCCGGCTGCGCCCTTACCTCGCCCTTTTAGCCGTCGTTTTGGGTGCGCTTTTGGTGCGCCTCCTCGCTCAAGGAGGCCGCCGGCTGTTGGACCGGACAGGCCAGCAGGCCCTATATCCCGGGGTGCTGTTTCTGGAAGTGCTTGGCTACCTAGTGGTAGGGGCCCTAGGGTTTTCCTTGGCTGGCTATCACCCCGCCGCGCTCCTGGCGGGCGGTGCGGTGGTGGGGGCCTTGGTGGGGCTGGCTTCACAAACGGTTCTGGCCAGCCTGTTATACGGCTTCCTTCTCCTGCTCTCTGGGGCAGTGCGGGTAGGGGAGAAGATCAGCTTCGTCCTCAATGGGTTACCCTATCGGGGCCGGGTTCAGGAGGTGAATTTGAGCCACCTGCGCCTGGAGGGGCCCGCGGGCCAGATCTGGGTTCCCAATGCTGCCCTCTTCGCCACCCCTATCTTTTGGGGAGATGGGTTTTCCGTCCAGGCGGGCCTCCCCTCAGAAGAGGCTTGGAGGGCCCTGGAGGCCGCTTCCCCCGACGTATGTTTTGTACCGGCGAGCGTGGGCCCCAACGGACTCCAAGGCACGCTCTATCTGCCAAGGGAGCGGGTGGATGAGGTGCTGGCTTTCCTGCAGAAATTAGCCCCCTCTCATTCGTCCCAGGCTTAG
- the folE gene encoding GTP cyclohydrolase I FolE, which produces MGRMIEVEDTGLSFSSDVDIDRMGLLAREWLELIGEDPTREGLLRTPERMAKAWAFLTKGYRESLEEIVNGAIFEAEGSEMVVIKGIEYYSMCEHHLLPFFGRVHIGYIPRKKILGLSKFGRITDMFARRLQVQERLAVQIAQAIWDILEPVGVGVVVEGQHLCMMMRGVEKQHSSTTSSAMLGNFREDAKTREEFLSLLRSG; this is translated from the coding sequence ATGGGACGCATGATCGAAGTCGAGGACACCGGGCTGAGCTTTAGCAGCGACGTAGACATCGACCGCATGGGCCTGCTCGCGCGGGAGTGGCTCGAGCTCATCGGGGAAGACCCGACCCGCGAGGGTCTGCTCAGGACGCCTGAGCGCATGGCCAAGGCCTGGGCTTTCCTGACCAAGGGTTACCGGGAGAGCCTCGAGGAGATCGTCAATGGGGCGATTTTTGAAGCCGAGGGCAGCGAGATGGTGGTGATCAAGGGCATCGAGTATTACTCCATGTGCGAACACCACCTGCTGCCCTTCTTCGGCAGGGTCCACATCGGCTATATCCCCCGCAAGAAGATCCTGGGCCTATCCAAGTTTGGCCGCATCACCGACATGTTCGCCCGCCGCCTGCAGGTGCAAGAGCGCCTGGCGGTGCAGATCGCCCAGGCCATCTGGGACATCCTCGAGCCCGTCGGTGTGGGCGTGGTGGTCGAGGGCCAGCACCTGTGCATGATGATGCGCGGGGTGGAGAAGCAGCACTCGAGCACCACCTCCAGCGCCATGCTGGGTAACTTCCGCGAGGACGCCAAGACCCGCGAAGAGTTCTTGAGCCTGTTGCGCTCCGGCTGA
- a CDS encoding VIT family protein, protein MRVWTSVAAAGVTGNPFRTFLVGMAAALGAALSMGLAKALSDDGRLSGRGQPLLRGGVTGLGTFLGGTFHTLPFLIPHLGIAMALASTVVVLELLVIAWIRYRYMRSSLGSTVFQVLVGGGPVFLVGLSLGRMRGG, encoded by the coding sequence ATGCGGGTGTGGACGAGCGTCGCCGCCGCTGGGGTCACAGGCAACCCCTTCCGCACCTTCCTTGTGGGGATGGCCGCTGCCTTGGGTGCCGCCCTATCCATGGGGCTCGCCAAGGCCCTTTCCGACGACGGCAGGCTTTCCGGACGCGGGCAACCCTTGCTCCGGGGCGGGGTCACCGGCTTGGGTACCTTCCTAGGGGGTACTTTCCACACCCTCCCCTTCCTCATTCCCCACCTGGGGATAGCCATGGCTTTGGCCAGCACCGTGGTGGTGCTGGAACTCCTCGTTATCGCTTGGATCCGCTACCGTTACATGCGGAGCTCCCTGGGAAGCACGGTGTTCCAGGTGCTAGTGGGAGGTGGCCCGGTCTTCCTGGTAGGGCTAAGCCTGGGACGAATGAGAGGGGGCTAA
- a CDS encoding CDP-alcohol phosphatidyltransferase family protein codes for MALSFSASLKARVVQEFSNLLIFRPLGYLVARLFYPTPVSPPALVLLHTLLGLALAYLIARYPELDWVSALLLQFKTVLDNADGQLARLRNQADELGRYLDTEADLLVNVALFGALALRTGEPWLSLAGFAVFTLVQSWDFNAEYLYRAARGEPFRPPVRDPDSPLLRLLRGIYAVFYAPQDRLVRGLERALFGWLTRGLSEERKQLLAPQWWNLWSVAAVVNCGLSSQFLFMGLFLAFRQPGSYLTFVLLQGAYLGLVYLWRILRFLIIRSRP; via the coding sequence ATGGCCCTATCCTTCAGCGCCAGCCTCAAGGCCCGAGTGGTGCAAGAGTTCAGCAACCTGCTGATCTTTCGCCCTTTGGGCTACCTGGTAGCGAGGTTGTTCTACCCCACCCCCGTCTCGCCTCCCGCGCTGGTGCTGCTTCACACTTTGCTGGGCCTTGCGCTTGCCTACCTGATCGCGCGGTATCCCGAGCTGGACTGGGTCTCGGCGCTGCTGCTCCAGTTCAAGACGGTGCTGGACAATGCCGACGGTCAACTGGCGCGCCTGCGTAACCAGGCCGACGAGTTGGGCCGCTACCTCGACACCGAGGCCGACCTGCTGGTCAACGTGGCGCTGTTCGGGGCGCTAGCGCTGCGCACGGGGGAGCCGTGGCTCAGCCTGGCGGGCTTCGCGGTGTTCACGCTGGTGCAGTCGTGGGACTTCAACGCCGAGTACCTGTACCGGGCGGCCCGGGGCGAGCCCTTCCGCCCGCCGGTGCGCGACCCCGACAGCCCCCTGCTGAGGCTGCTGCGGGGCATCTACGCCGTCTTCTACGCACCGCAGGACCGGCTGGTGCGCGGCCTCGAGCGCGCGCTATTCGGGTGGCTCACCCGCGGACTGAGCGAAGAGCGCAAACAGCTCCTGGCGCCGCAATGGTGGAACTTGTGGTCGGTGGCGGCGGTGGTCAACTGCGGGCTTAGCAGCCAATTCCTGTTCATGGGGCTGTTCCTGGCCTTTCGCCAGCCTGGTAGCTACCTTACCTTCGTGCTGCTGCAGGGGGCATATCTTGGGTTGGTCTACCTATGGCGGATCCTGCGCTTCCTGATTATCCGATCCCGACCGTAG
- a CDS encoding ABC transporter substrate-binding protein: MWRSLTLLIAGLLGIGMAQTGSLTLYTSEVLSDVNALVQAFQEENPGVRVQVFRSGTGEVIAKLRAELEAGNPQPDLLWFANEPYFQELAGRGFLRRIPPTVANFPAQYAYRGGQYYEVRLLYNIIAVNTQKVSELPLAWRDLPKPAYRGLLAMPDPNFSGAALATLGTLSGRLGFGYFEGLKANSLAVEQSNPVLQQKLSRGEYGLAITTDFGVRQEIAKGAPLKVVYPKDGAILVPTPIGVTSWSKNPTLAARFLNFLLSAKAQALFAARGYYPVVSGAPKPTGAPDKVINLRAQPADETTLARFNALFGLRK, from the coding sequence ATGTGGCGAAGTCTAACTCTCCTTATCGCCGGGCTCTTAGGCATCGGGATGGCCCAAACCGGAAGCCTCACCCTCTACACCTCCGAGGTCTTGAGCGATGTCAATGCCCTGGTACAGGCCTTTCAAGAAGAGAACCCAGGGGTGCGGGTTCAGGTGTTCCGTTCGGGGACCGGCGAGGTCATTGCCAAGCTACGGGCCGAGCTCGAGGCCGGTAACCCTCAACCCGACCTTTTATGGTTCGCCAATGAGCCGTACTTTCAAGAACTCGCCGGGCGGGGTTTTTTGCGGCGGATTCCACCTACGGTAGCGAATTTTCCTGCACAGTACGCCTACCGGGGCGGGCAGTACTACGAAGTGCGCTTGCTGTATAACATCATCGCGGTCAACACCCAAAAGGTCTCCGAGCTCCCCCTGGCCTGGCGCGACCTTCCAAAGCCAGCGTATCGGGGTTTACTGGCCATGCCGGATCCCAACTTTTCGGGGGCTGCCCTGGCTACGCTGGGTACGCTATCTGGGCGCCTAGGGTTTGGCTACTTCGAGGGCTTGAAAGCCAACAGCCTGGCTGTGGAACAGTCCAATCCGGTGCTGCAGCAAAAGCTCTCCCGTGGCGAATACGGCCTGGCTATCACCACCGACTTTGGAGTGCGTCAGGAGATCGCCAAGGGAGCCCCGCTAAAGGTGGTCTATCCCAAAGATGGAGCCATACTGGTTCCCACCCCTATAGGCGTCACCTCCTGGAGCAAGAATCCGACCCTGGCTGCGCGCTTCTTAAACTTCCTGCTGTCGGCCAAGGCCCAAGCGCTCTTTGCTGCTCGAGGCTATTACCCGGTGGTATCCGGGGCTCCAAAGCCTACGGGGGCTCCCGATAAGGTCATCAACCTCAGGGCCCAACCCGCCGATGAAACCACGCTGGCCCGCTTCAACGCCCTTTTTGGTCTTAGGAAATGA
- a CDS encoding NUDIX domain-containing protein — MADPALPDYPIPTVAALVQGPSGRVLLVKTTKWKGLWGVPGGKVEWGEGLEAALRRELREEVGLELEHVRLALVQEAIFDEQFYKPMHFLFFNYFALSPSEEVRPGEEIVEWAWVDLQGARRYPLNTYTRVLLDAYFAQSEVRG; from the coding sequence ATGGCGGATCCTGCGCTTCCTGATTATCCGATCCCGACCGTAGCAGCCCTGGTGCAGGGGCCTTCGGGGCGGGTGTTGCTGGTAAAGACCACCAAGTGGAAGGGCCTGTGGGGCGTTCCGGGGGGCAAGGTGGAGTGGGGGGAGGGCCTCGAGGCCGCGCTGCGCCGGGAACTGCGCGAGGAGGTGGGGCTCGAGCTCGAGCACGTGCGCCTGGCCCTGGTCCAGGAGGCCATCTTCGACGAGCAGTTTTACAAGCCCATGCACTTCCTGTTCTTCAACTACTTCGCCCTCTCGCCATCGGAGGAGGTCAGGCCGGGCGAGGAGATCGTCGAGTGGGCCTGGGTGGATTTGCAAGGAGCCCGGCGCTACCCCCTCAACACCTACACCCGGGTCCTGCTGGACGCCTATTTCGCCCAGAGCGAGGTCCGCGGATGA
- a CDS encoding MFS transporter, whose amino-acid sequence MNPLPLLFLTLFNSILGLSILFPIIGPLARELHFSEVQTGLFSTGYALMQFLLSPYWGRRSEVLGRKPILLRGILGFAAGFFLFALFGWLGFEGVLSGIPLFALMLLSRLLGGAFSSATLPTAQAYLADITSREQRTQNFALLGAAFGLGIIFGPAIGAALAGLGLLIPVIFSATLALLNALFVHIALPESRRREERPATPPRLSFTDPRIWPILLLGLIVNLSSVAMEQTVSFYYQDRLGLSPERTAQAVGIALVAFGLIAVFIQGFVVRAVKWPPRTLLAIGLPLALLGYLGLVVAKTFWLLTGSLVLLGAGGAFAGPGITAAQSLAVSDDEQGVVAGLASSVQALGRMMGPLVGTGLYSLHPQYPYLFSALLMLVGIGLFLGRQEVGRVGHQLDRRPQG is encoded by the coding sequence ATGAACCCCCTGCCCTTGCTCTTCCTGACCCTGTTCAACAGCATTCTCGGCCTCTCGATCCTGTTTCCCATCATTGGGCCACTGGCCCGGGAATTACACTTCAGCGAAGTTCAGACCGGCCTGTTTTCCACCGGCTACGCCCTGATGCAGTTCCTACTGTCCCCCTACTGGGGCCGCCGCAGCGAGGTGCTGGGCCGCAAGCCGATCCTGCTACGGGGCATTTTGGGGTTTGCAGCGGGGTTTTTTCTCTTTGCCCTGTTCGGTTGGCTGGGGTTCGAAGGGGTATTGAGCGGAATCCCACTCTTTGCTTTGATGCTGCTCAGCCGCCTGTTGGGCGGGGCTTTTTCCTCGGCGACCCTGCCCACAGCCCAGGCCTACTTGGCCGACATCACCTCGAGAGAGCAGCGCACCCAGAACTTCGCCTTGCTGGGGGCGGCATTCGGCCTGGGGATCATCTTTGGTCCGGCCATCGGGGCGGCCCTGGCCGGCCTGGGATTGCTGATTCCAGTGATTTTCTCGGCTACCCTGGCCCTGCTTAACGCCCTCTTTGTGCACATCGCTCTGCCGGAGTCCCGCAGGCGGGAAGAGCGCCCGGCCACCCCACCCCGGTTGAGCTTTACCGACCCACGCATTTGGCCCATCTTGCTGCTGGGGCTCATTGTTAACCTGTCCTCGGTGGCCATGGAGCAAACGGTGTCTTTTTATTACCAAGATCGCCTGGGACTGAGCCCTGAGCGCACCGCACAGGCTGTCGGCATTGCTCTGGTGGCATTTGGTCTGATCGCAGTTTTTATTCAGGGATTCGTGGTACGGGCGGTGAAGTGGCCACCACGCACGTTGTTGGCGATAGGGCTGCCCCTGGCGCTCTTGGGGTACCTGGGCTTAGTGGTGGCCAAAACATTCTGGCTGCTCACAGGATCGCTGGTGCTGCTGGGTGCGGGTGGGGCCTTTGCCGGGCCGGGGATAACAGCGGCGCAATCGCTGGCCGTCTCCGACGATGAGCAGGGGGTGGTGGCCGGGCTGGCCAGCTCGGTGCAGGCCCTGGGGCGGATGATGGGCCCGCTGGTTGGAACGGGGTTATACAGCCTTCACCCGCAGTATCCCTACCTCTTTTCGGCCCTCCTTATGTTGGTGGGAATTGGGCTTTTCCTCGGGCGCCAGGAGGTGGGGCGCGTTGGGCATCAGCTAGATCGAAGACCACAGGGGTGA
- a CDS encoding ABC transporter substrate-binding protein, with the protein MGRLVFHCVVALSLAWGLALAQKDQLTLYVAGAQLPDVEALVQGFNRKYPGIVVQVFRSGAGEVVAKLRAELEAGNPQPDLVWLVGEGFFRELSQKNLLRRIPPTFPGLPAQYVYEGGRYYEVRLLHTIIAVNTRRVGVLPASWGDLLREPYKGQVVMADPNFSGPALVALGFLSERLGFGYFEKLKASGLAIEQSNPVLQQKLSRGEYGLAITNDYGVRQEIAKGAPLAIVYPRDGAILAPTPIGIPTWSKRPDLAEKFLRFLLSEEGQRIFVERGYYPVLSGAAAPAGAPAQLPSLRGREASAQTLDRFNSLFGLRR; encoded by the coding sequence ATGGGTCGTCTTGTATTTCACTGCGTCGTTGCCCTGAGCCTGGCCTGGGGGCTTGCCCTGGCGCAAAAAGACCAGCTCACCCTCTACGTAGCCGGTGCCCAGTTGCCCGACGTCGAGGCCCTGGTGCAGGGCTTCAACCGAAAGTACCCCGGCATTGTCGTGCAGGTGTTTCGCTCCGGCGCGGGCGAGGTGGTGGCCAAGCTGCGGGCCGAGCTCGAGGCCGGCAATCCCCAGCCTGACCTGGTGTGGCTGGTTGGAGAAGGCTTCTTCCGCGAGCTGAGCCAGAAAAACCTCCTGCGGCGCATACCCCCTACTTTCCCTGGCTTGCCTGCGCAGTATGTTTACGAAGGGGGCCGCTATTATGAGGTACGCCTTCTGCACACCATCATCGCGGTCAATACCCGCCGGGTGGGGGTGCTCCCGGCTTCGTGGGGGGATCTGCTGCGAGAGCCGTACAAGGGCCAGGTGGTGATGGCTGACCCCAATTTCTCCGGGCCAGCCCTGGTGGCGTTAGGGTTTCTCTCCGAGCGCTTAGGCTTTGGCTACTTCGAAAAGCTAAAGGCGAGTGGTCTGGCGATAGAACAATCCAACCCGGTGCTGCAGCAAAAGCTTTCCCGCGGCGAATACGGCCTGGCCATTACCAATGACTACGGGGTGCGCCAGGAGATCGCAAAAGGGGCGCCCCTTGCCATCGTGTACCCCCGGGACGGGGCCATCCTGGCCCCAACCCCTATCGGCATTCCCACCTGGAGCAAGCGGCCTGACCTGGCAGAAAAATTCCTTCGCTTCCTGCTGTCGGAAGAAGGCCAACGCATCTTCGTCGAACGCGGCTACTATCCGGTTTTGTCCGGGGCCGCTGCGCCAGCCGGAGCCCCTGCACAGCTGCCTAGCCTCCGCGGTCGGGAGGCTTCTGCTCAGACGCTAGATCGCTTCAACAGCCTGTTTGGTCTGCGGCGATGA